The DNA sequence CGATGTCGGTGCCCGCGAAGTAGGCGGGCTGGTAGCCCTCGTCGAGCGGCACGTCGGTCGGCGTGGGCGCGGTGCCGTCCCAGGCGCCGTCGGTGGGCGTGGGGTCGGACGGCGTCGGCGACTCGGACGGGATCGGGGACTCGGACGGGATCGGCGTGGCGGGCGCGACGGGGCCCGGCGCGAGGTGGTCGGCCACGCGCAACGCTCCGACCACGAGCGCGCCGCCGACGGCGAGCGTGGTGACGCCGATCCCGGCCTGCTTGGCGGCCCGACGCCGGCGCACCCGCCCGCGGACGGTGGCCAGCAGTGCGCTGGGCTCGGGCGCGGCGGCGGCGCCCGCGCCCGCCAGCCGCTCCAGGGCGTATTCGAGCTCGGCCCCGAAGCGGGCCTCGTACCGGTCGTCCTGGGCGCTCATCGTCCGGCCCTCCTGCCGTCAGTCGTCTCGGTGGCGTTCGTCCCCGCCGCGGTGGTGGGCGCGGCGGCGTCGTCGGGCACGCTCAGCACGGCGCGCAGGGTGACCGTGGCGTCCGACAGGTACCGCTTGACGGTGCCGGGCGCCAGGCCCATGGCGTCGGCGACCTGCGGCACCGTCAGGTCCTCGAAGTAGCGCAGGACGACGGCGGCGCGCTCGCGCGGGGCGAGGCGGGCCAGTGCGGCGGCCACGTCGGCCCGTGCGGTGGCGCCGGACTCCGGGCCGCGGCCCGTCTCGGCGCTCGCGACGAGAGGGACCACCTGGCGCCACCGGCGCTGGCGGCGCCAGGAGTCGAGGTAGAGCGTGAGGATCGTGCGGCGCACGTAGGCCTCGGTCAGCGTCGGCCCCCCGCGGGTGTCCGCGCCGTCCACGAGGGGGTGCGCGGTCGCGTGCGCCGTCGGCGGCGCGGGGGTGCGCAGGCGCGCGAACACTTTGACCAGGGCGTCCTGCAGCAGGTCCTCGGCCTGCCGCGCGTCGCCGCACAGCAGATATGCGTATCCCACCAGCGCTCGGTGCCGGCGCGTGACCAGCTCTTCGAGCACCGCCTCCCAGCGGGCCATCGGCGACCTCCCCGTCCGTGCTCCTGACCCACTCAACGCCTGGTGGCCGCGAAACGTTGGGTCGGGCGAGCGCGCGCTGGCGCGGGACGAGCGGGACGAGCGGGTCAAGCGGGGGAGGACATCTGGTGACACGCGGAGCACGGTGACCGACATCACCTCGTGACGGACGTCACGTTCCAGGTAGACTCCCGGAATCCCGTCGTCAACGGCGCCGGCGGGGCCTTTCCACGCCTCTGCGAGGCGTCGTCAAGGAGGACGGATGCTCACACTCGGTACCGAGTCCATCGTGATCGTCGGGGTGATCACGGTCATCGGCCTCGCGGCTCTGGCCTGCGCCTTCGTGCTCAGAAGGCAAGTGTTGGCGGCCGGCGAGGGCACAGTCGCCATGCGCGACATCGCGCGCGCGGTGCAAGAGGGCGCGGCGGCCTACCTCAACCGGCAGTTCCGCACGCTCGCCCTGTTCGCCGTCGTCGTCTTCGCGCTCCTCTTCCTGCTGCCCGGCGACGGCGGGGTGCGCCTGGGCCGGTCGGTCGCGTTCCTCGTGGGCGCCGCGTTCTCGGCCGCCATCGGCTACCTCGGCATGTGGCTGGCGGTGCGCGCGAACGTGCGCGTGGCCGCCGCGGCCTCGCAGGCCGGCGGGCGCAGCCAGGGCGCGCAGATCGCGTTCCGCACCGGCGGCGTCGTCGGCATGTCGGTCGTGGGCCTCGGCCTGCTCGGCGCCGGCCTCGTGGTGCTCGTCTACCGCGAGAACGCGCCCGTGGTGCTGGAGGGCTTCGGCTTCGGCGCCGCGCTGCTGGCCATGTTCATGCGCGTCGGTGGCGGCATCTTCACCAAAGCGGCCGACGTCGGCGCGGACCTGGTGGGCAAGGTCGAGCAGGGCATCCCCGAGGACGACCCCCGCAACGCCGCCACCATCGCCGACAACGTGGGCGACAACGTCGGCGACTGCGCCGGCATGGCGGCCGACCTGTTCGAGTCCTACGCGGTGACCCTGGTCGCCGCGCTCATCCTGGGCCGCGCGGCGATGGGCGAGCAGGGCATGGTCTTCCCGCTCATGGTCACCGCGATCGGCGCGTTCGTCGCACTGCTCGGCGTCCTGGTCACGCGCGTGCGCGGCGACGAGAGCGGGCTCACGGCGATCAACCGCGGCTTCTACATCTCGGCCGTCGTGGGCGCGGCGCTCGCCGCCATCGCGGCGTTCGTCTACCTGCCGGCGTCGTTCGACGACCTGCACGGCACGGCCGACCTCGGCGTCATGCACGGGCTGTCGGCCGACCCGCGCGTGGACGCCGCCGCGGCCGTCGCCGTCGGCGTCGTGCTCGCGGGCGTGATCCTGTGGCTGACCGGGTACTTCACGGGCACGACGTCGAAGCCCACGCTGCACGTCGCCGCGACCTCGCGCACGGGCGCAGCGACCGTGGTGCTCGCGGGCATCGGCGTCGGCTTCGAGTCGGCCGTGTACACCGCGGGCCTCATCGCCGCCGCGATCTGCGCGGCGTTCCTGCTGGCCGGCGGCTCGGTGTGGCTCGCGTTGTTCCTCATCGCGCTGGCCGGCTGCGGCCTGCTCACCACGGTCGGGGTCATCGTCGCGATGGACACCTTCGGCCCCGTCAGCGACAACGCGCAGGGCATCGCCGAGATGTCCGGCGACGTCGACGAGGCCGGCGCGCAGGCGCTGACCGACCTCGACGCCGTCGGCAACACCACCAAGGCCATCACCAAGGGCATCGCTATCGCGACCGCCGTGCTCGCGGCGACCGCGCTGTTCGGCTCCTACGCCGAGGCCGTCAAGCGCGCGCTGGACGACGTCACCGAGCACGGGACCGGACTGGTCACCTCGATGCTGAGCTACGAGATCATCTCG is a window from the Xylanimonas ulmi genome containing:
- a CDS encoding RNA polymerase sigma factor, giving the protein MARWEAVLEELVTRRHRALVGYAYLLCGDARQAEDLLQDALVKVFARLRTPAPPTAHATAHPLVDGADTRGGPTLTEAYVRRTILTLYLDSWRRQRRWRQVVPLVASAETGRGPESGATARADVAAALARLAPRERAAVVLRYFEDLTVPQVADAMGLAPGTVKRYLSDATVTLRAVLSVPDDAAAPTTAAGTNATETTDGRRAGR
- a CDS encoding sodium-translocating pyrophosphatase, translated to MLTLGTESIVIVGVITVIGLAALACAFVLRRQVLAAGEGTVAMRDIARAVQEGAAAYLNRQFRTLALFAVVVFALLFLLPGDGGVRLGRSVAFLVGAAFSAAIGYLGMWLAVRANVRVAAAASQAGGRSQGAQIAFRTGGVVGMSVVGLGLLGAGLVVLVYRENAPVVLEGFGFGAALLAMFMRVGGGIFTKAADVGADLVGKVEQGIPEDDPRNAATIADNVGDNVGDCAGMAADLFESYAVTLVAALILGRAAMGEQGMVFPLMVTAIGAFVALLGVLVTRVRGDESGLTAINRGFYISAVVGAALAAIAAFVYLPASFDDLHGTADLGVMHGLSADPRVDAAAAVAVGVVLAGVILWLTGYFTGTTSKPTLHVAATSRTGAATVVLAGIGVGFESAVYTAGLIAAAICAAFLLAGGSVWLALFLIALAGCGLLTTVGVIVAMDTFGPVSDNAQGIAEMSGDVDEAGAQALTDLDAVGNTTKAITKGIAIATAVLAATALFGSYAEAVKRALDDVTEHGTGLVTSMLSYEIISPVTLVGVILGGATVFLFSGLAVDAVTRAAGAIVYEVRRQFREHPGIMTFEERPEYGRVVDICTRDSLRELATPGLLAAFAPIAVGFGLGVGPLAGFLAGAIGTGVLMAVFLANSGGAWDNAKKIVEDGAYGGKGSEAHAATVIGDTVGDPFKDTAGPAINPLIKVMNLVAVLIAPAVVAMSVPADANHVLRVTLASVAALIAFCAVVTSRVRAARADKASAAEEAAAAQAATAAEALVQADRAERDRPDDVDAPAPRR